From the genome of Seriola aureovittata isolate HTS-2021-v1 ecotype China chromosome 6, ASM2101889v1, whole genome shotgun sequence, one region includes:
- the insl5a gene encoding insulin-like 5a: MRALVFLPLLLCAVVCVDQVRAEVKAVKLCGREFLRAVVYTCGGSRWRRFLTESDMDGEQNSLESLSSSSPGSELTRRDINNMLTTVCCQVGCRKSDLTFLC; encoded by the exons ATGCGGGCTCTGGTGTTTCTGCCTCTGCTCCTGtgtgcagtggtgtgtgtggacCAGGTGAGAGCAGAGGTGAAGGCAGTGAAGCTGTGCGGTCGAGAGTTCCTGAGGGCTGTCGTCTACACCTGCGGAGGCTCCCGTTGGAGGAGATTCCTCACTGAGTCAGACATGGACG GGGAACAGAACAGCTTGGagagcctcagcagcagcagcccggGCTCTGAGCTCACCAGACGAGACATTAACAACATGCTGACCACCGTGTGCTGCCAGGTGGGCTGCAGGAAGAGCGACCTCACCTTCCTCTGCTGA
- the pars2 gene encoding probable proline--tRNA ligase, mitochondrial, which translates to MEPVMHQVWPRVLQRLRRTLILSKRNHSGCAEHTAVPASTHSRHIRPTLLVSRIYQPTSLRDVGQESRLQGEMTCKSQRLMQQAGLIHPSNPGCYYYLPATVRSMEKLVRVIDQEMHGIGGQKLDMPSLCSADLWKTSERWDLMGKELLRLKDRHGVDYCLGPTHEEAVTTLVAHQANLSYKQLPLLLYQITRKFRDEPKPRFGLLRGREFYMKDMYSFDVSEEAAYQTYESVCQAYTRLFARLGLRCVQVQADTGNIGGKLSHEFQLPADIGEDRLLVCGDCSFSANVETMSSDRTDCPQCKTGTLVESRGIEVGHTFYLGKKYSQVFNATFSNVQNKPSVAEMGCYGLGVTRILAAAIEVMSTEKGIRWPGLLAPYQVCVLPPKKGSKMDEVAVLADNLVHTLGETLPGLRGEVVLDDRTQMTIGKRLKDASRLGYPYVIVVGQGALEETPRFEVICQQTGETMFLGQDGLLDLLGRVETV; encoded by the exons ATGGAGCCTGTCATGCATCAGGTTTGGCCGAGAGTCCTCCAGCGCCTCCGCAGAACTCTGATTCTTTCAAAGAGGAACCATTCAGGCTGTGCTGAGCACACCGCCGTTCCTGCCTCCACTCATTCCAGACATATCAGACCCACACTCCTGGTGTCACGTATCTACCAGCCGACAAGCCTGCGTGATGTGGGGCAGGAGAGCCGACTGCAAGGAGAGATGACCTGTAAGAGTCAGAGGCTCATGCAGCAGGCTGggctcatccatccatccaacccaGGGTGTTACTACTACCTTCCTGCCACTGTCCGCTCCATGGAGAAGCTG GTGAGAGTGATTGACCAAGAGATGCACGGGATCGGTGGGCAGAAGCTGGACATGCCCAGTTTGTGCTCGGCTGATCTCTGGAAGACCAGCGAGCGCTGGGACTTGATGGGAAAGGAGCTGCTCCGTCTGAAAGACCGCCACGGAGTCGACTACTGTTTGGGTCCCACACATGAGGAGGCAGTGACGACTCTGGTTGCTCACCAGGCAAACCTCTCCTACAAACAGCTCCCTCTGCTTCTCTATCAG ATTACCCGCAAATTCAGGGATGAACCGAAGCCGAGGTTTGGTCTTCTTCGAGGGAGGGAGTTCTACATGAAGGACATGTACTCATTTGATGTGAGTGAGGAAGCAGCTTATCAGACCTATGAATCTGTGTGCCAAGCATACACTCGGCTCTTTGCCCGGCTGGGCCTGCGTTGCGTTCAGGTGCAGGCAGATACAGGAAATATCGGCGGTAAACTCTCCCATGAGTTCCAGCTGCCAGCAGACATCGGTGAGGACCGGCTTCTGGTCTGTGGGGACTGCTCCTTCTCTGCTAATGTAGAGACCATGTCATCAGACAGAACTGACTGCCCACAGTGTAAGACAGGCACGCTGGTAGAGTCGAGGGGCATAGAGGTCGGCCACACCTTTTACCTGGGGAAAAAGTACTCTCAAGTATTCAATGCCACCTTCAGCAATGTTCAGAACAAGCCTAGTGTTGCTGAAATGGGCTGCTATGGTCTTGGAGTAACCCGTATTCTTGCTGCAGCCATTGAGGTGATGTCAACAGAGAAGGGGATCCGCTGGCCAGGGCTTCTCGCCCCCTACCAGGTTTGTGTTTTACCGCCAAAGAAGGGCAGTAAAATGGATGAGGTGGCAGTCTTAGCTGACAACCTGGTTCACACTTTGGGAGAGACTCTGCCTGGTTTGAGAGGTGAAGTGGTTCTTGATGACCGTACACAGATGACCATTGGAAAGAGACTGAAGGACGCCAGCAGACTGGGCTACCCATATGTTATTGTAGTAGGGCAGGGCGCTTTAGAGGAAACACCCAGGTTTGAGGTGATCTGTCAGCAGACAGGTGAAACGATGTTTCTCGGTCAAGATGGACTGTTGGATCTACTCGGAAGAGTGGAAACTGTATGA
- the ttc4 gene encoding tetratricopeptide repeat protein 4: MASSALQSDSDDGMDEFMDKFKTQRYKHGFSEDSWEEEFNKIPMFMKTAPEEIDPQKYPELACLQAIIHDEDRPPEEQAQSLKNEGNAFFKEKNYQKAIQSYTAGLKKKCGDQELSTVLLTNRAAAHFYLGNIRSALNDAAAARKIKPDHLKAMIRGAQCCIELRNFSEAIQWCDDGLKAHPTDKKLQELRAAADKHKRAAERDARKAKAKEKKLHGEKEAILAAIKERGIKLLQPAKPRQCGSDNEDEDEGSSAAISQLSLDGLSSQEATGARVFLDEQGSLHWPVLFLYPEHQQSDFISAFCESNCFVDHLAVMFGEELPPWDSDRKYHPQNLQLYFEDEEKETLYQVNPQTPLLKVLQHKRCFVKAGSPSFIVLVNGSAFRKQFLAGKTIQGL; encoded by the exons atggcGTCTTCAGCGTTGCAAAGTGACAGCGATGACGGCATGGACGAATTCATGGACAAATTCAAGACCCAGAGATATAAACATGGCTTCAGTGAAGACAGCTGGGAAGAG GAGTTTAATAAAATACCCATGTTCATGAAAACAGCACCTGAAGAGATTGACCCACAAAAATACCCCGAGCTAGCTTGTCTCCAGGCCATTATCCACGATGAAGACAGGCCCCCGGAGG AGCAGGCACAGAGCCTGAAAAATGAGGGGAATGCGTTTTTCAAAGAGAAGAACTACCAAAAGGCCATACAGTCCTACACAGCAGGTCTGAAGAAGAAATGTGGAGACCAGGAGCTCAGCACTGTTCTTCTCACCAACCGGGCTGCAGCACACTTTTATCTGG GTAACATTCGCTCTGCACTGaatgatgctgctgcagcaaggaaGATCAAACCTGATCACCTCAAAGCCATGATCAGAG GAGCCCAGTGTTGTATAGAGCTGCGTAACTTCTCAGAGGCCATCCAGTGGTGTGACGATGGCCTTAAAGCACATCCCACCGACAAGAAACTGCAggagctcagagctgctgcagataaACACAAG agagctgcagagagagatgcCAGGAAAGCCAAggccaaagaaaaaaagttgcacGGTGAGAAAGAAGCTATTCTGGCTGCTATAAAG GAACGAGGTATCAAGCTTCTTCAGCCTGCAAAGCCTCGTCAGTGTGGATCAGAcaatgaggatgaggatgaaggcTCCTCTGCAGCGATTTCACAGCTGAGCCTGGATGGCCTCAGCTCCCAGGAGGCCACAGGGGCTCGAGTCTTCTTGGACGAGCAGGGCTCTCTGCACTGGCCTGTTCTCTTCCTGTATCCTGAACACCAACAGAGTGATTTCATCTCGGCTTTCTGTGAGAGCAACTG TTTCGTGGACCACCTGGCAGTCATGTTTGGAGAAGAACTCCCACCTTGGGACTCAGACCGAAAATACCACCCACAAAATCTGCAG CTCTACTTTGAGGATGAAGAGAAGGAGACCCTCTACCAAGTAAACCCACAAACGCCACTTTTAAAAGTGCTGCAGCATAAAAG GTGTTTTGTTAAGGCAGGCAGCCCCAGCTTCATTGTTCTGGTAAATGGCTCAGCTTTCAGGAAGCAGTTTTTAGCAGGAAAAACAATACAAggattgtaa